One window from the genome of Hippocampus zosterae strain Florida chromosome 7, ASM2543408v3, whole genome shotgun sequence encodes:
- the prrc2a gene encoding protein PRRC2A isoform X1 → MSERSGQTAKGKEGKTKYASLNLFDTYKGKSLETQKPIVPPRHGLQSLGKVASARRMPPPANLPSLKAENKGNDPNVSLVPKDGTGWASKQEQADPKSTDASSAPQQEPQQPVASQTPAPTRPRTPPASEVPTVTAMAPAPTQAVGARSWAQASVTHGVQGDGGKGSNLPSRFSREEFPTLQAAGDQDKAGREQGTADQWYGPGPSLRPQNVTSWRDGGGRGMAPTLSGEGAAEGGSGGALLMDGAAGIPLQNSQSHVPPRNPPAGSPALPLPQPPVGPGFPQFRGIMPPFMYPPYLPFPANYGPQGPYGFPPPGEGPAPRFSRSQVGPDSRPQLLSRDAGGEVVKRPSILKQDDLKELDELDHDGDEGWAGAHEEIDYSAKLKFSDDEGDDEGEEDATESKNDSNEQQKSQEAPSATSCSRASDSSGDSRHSPPSNPEDGPQTPSIKPGCTEGSQGANYQVNGRRHGPGGHREQPSPPPGPLVGQRPHSFYRQDRSHNQSASLGCGKVGHTQHQPAAGGHTPPPQPGLLVHGVQGDDEDETWRQRRKQSSTEISAAVERARRRREEEERRMEEERRAACAEKLKKLDEKQQQQTGNVGGSGGSKTPSLDGNSTAATAGSPSPSLSASASSPNISQPPSPCVDPEEPPLLPMQSGTGLGVGDRQRASSNSSYDSNTDVQHCPQPAVTQPQPPTLEVPSPVDKEETTCTPHIRAGSGGERGTELVKSESIGGGSGRQAVVPPGQGYSKYQKSLPPRFQRQQQEQLLKQQQQWQQQHNQASQSQISPQPQAPQGPSPVSTPQPGPGPKQGGPLYQPGNLVRPLPMNFDPRWMMMPYMDPRMMQGRPPMDFYSTGMHPSGLIGRERSDSGGSGSDPFDRQQQHPGHPHRGTPPIDPKLAWGPEVFPGGGEGCGINPPLRQRQTSEEDVTKGPRSDTPPHRVREGGLGPIKQPNTSSGPSNQTPPPPLNTPGSSHPPHHYISGRGNYNNFSDQGARMTPHQQQQQQRGGERGTHSHGFTHQDDVQARGSQPGQLWGAPHPHYDRNGRAELPNVEGNSHLHHHQNHHPQQHHYTVQPHKLENRAAEGPLKKTNPSPPLHQPSLSSSCSSSSSSASHREDGSVKASLHHSHREGESGGVQNLGERGSSSSGGHVKHNKAGSAYASHASMTSSPPPAQHGSHPQSQHHSHPRSNHRGVRDHKTETQWGPRPGSTNAGGASSHGRRANNAGSGNHSRGADEASHAPSEHKPASQAGPNKRAGPIKKSMTKEIKKEGEVDGGEKSSHGFVKDKQKDGGQATSVKQDASSSHNTSAPSGKEEPPVTIKPRNGGKERPPGGGGGGSGRGPKEADSSGLPGSSSRRDRDRSFERRAGNSHNNGISNKATRGSRGRGGEFFGRGRGYRGTYTANAGPGVANRGRMAGRSGRDYRAAVAVGHHHDSKGEGPGGRHGQDRPRHNPARARNRSETRSEGSEYEEIPKRRRERGSETGSESAASDLGQSDKDDAHKTNPKNGIDNTNTTTGGNVPTAPPRASQARVFTPRGVPSRRGRGGGGGGGSIYRNSGNAGGTAAGHRGATSSASHGGPSRQPNSARRHQAPTQASGHKDLGRGGPPLEKKEKTADGNRAPSHGSNPPQTSLLAPAPTTQAATDNGAVPTQQASTNPASITGTPNSVPPPANRGFPPGGFERPKRRRHMRSQHQQDKPPRFRRLKERETAARINGGVGVIGGGRPSSPSVNSVQDSNGTAVTTTLINNAQNANHNVTLTANNNSGGGHLGNSNSHHHQHFNQGGTGPGHHHSHGAKSPDFTNQNSDQANEEWETASESSDFTEFRDKEGGGKPYSSHHHHHFGKGGGGGGGAVEREMAGKEPQANKRSFSSQRPGMERQNRRVNVGGGGGRGPRGPPGGGSGGTGNGGGNRGEKRGNWPSPKNRK, encoded by the exons ATGTCAGAGCGCTCTGGGCAAACTGCAAAGGGGAAGGAAGGCAAAACCAAGTATGCGTCTCTCAACCTGTTTGATACATACAAAGGAAAGAGCCTTGAAACACAAAAGCCTATTG TTCCCCCTCGCCATGGCTTGCAGTCTCTCGGTAAAGTTGCCTCTGCCCGGCGTATGCCACCCCCTGCCAATTTGCCAAGTCTGAAGGCAGAGAATAAAGGCAACGATCCCAACGTCTCACTCGTTCCCAAAGACGGCACAGGATGGGCAAGCAAACAGGAACAAGCGGACCCAAAGAG TACCGATGCATCGTCAGCACCGCAGCAGGAACCGCAGCAGCCTGTGGCTTCACAGACGCCTGCACCGACCCGCCCGAGAACCCCGCCAGCTTCAGAGGTGCCAACAGTCACA GCTATGGCCCCAGCTCCAACCCAGGCCGTAGGGGCAAGGTCCTGGGCACAGGCCAGTGTTACACATGGAGTACAAGGGGATg GTGGAAAGGGATCAAACCTACCGTCGCGATTCTCTCGCGAGGAATTTCCCACCCTGCAGGCGGCTGGCGACCAGGACAAAGCTGGCAGAGAACAGGGCACTGCAGATCAGTGGTATGGGCCCGGACCAAGCCTCCGCCCCCAGA ACGTTACAAGCTGGCGGGACGGTGGGGGCCGAGGCATGGCACCCACCCTCTCCGGGGAGGGGGCAGCAGAGGGTGGCAGCGGTGGGGCTTTGCTGATGGACGGGGCAGCCGGGATCCCGCTTCAGAACTCGCAGTCCCACGTGCCACCTAGGAACCCTCCCGCAGGCAGCCCCGCCTTGCCCCTGCCTCAGCCTCCCGTGGGGCCTGGGTTTCCTCAATTCCGAGGGATCATGCCTCCATTT ATGTATCCACCATATTTACCCTTCCCGGCAAATTATGGTCCTCAAGGGCCCTACGGGTTTCCACCGCCTGGTGAAGGTCCAGCTCCAAG GTTCTCTCGGTCCCAGGTCGGTCCTGACAGCAGGCCTCAGCTTCTCTCACGAGATGCAGGCGGAGAGGTGGTCAAGAGACCCTCCATCCTAAAGCAGGATGACCTCAAGGAGCTCGATGAGTTGGACCACGATGGAGATGAAGGCTGGGCAG GGGCACACGAGGAGATTGATTACTCCGCCAAATTGAAGTTCAGCGATGACGAAGGAGATGACGAGGGGGAAGAGGACGCAACAGAGAGCAAGAATGACTCAAA tgaGCAGCAGAAATCTCAAGAGGCCCCCTCTGCAACTTCATGCTCTCGAGCTTCAGACAGCAGTGGAGATAGCCGCCACAGCCCTCCCTCCAACCCCGAGGATGGCCCACAGACTCCCTCCATCAAGCCAGGGTGCACTGAGGGGAGCCAAGGAGCCAACTACCAGGTAAAT GGGCGCAGGCATGGACCGGGTGGTCACCGGGAGCAGCCCTCCCCTCCACCTGGGCCACTCGTCGGACAAAGGCCTCACTCCTTTTACCGACAG GACCGTTCGCACAACCAGAGTGCATCATTGGGCTGCGGAAAAGTAGGCCACACCCAGCATCAGCCAGCAGCAGGAGGCCATACCCCTCCTCCCCAGCCTGGGTTGCTGGTTCATGGGGTCCAGGGGGACGACGAGGACGAGACGTGGCGTCAGCGCAGGAAGCAATCTTCCACCGAGATCTCCGCTGCTGTAGAGCGAGCCCGTCGGCGCCGCGAGGAGGAGGAACGTCGGATGGAGGAGGAGAGACGCGCGGCCTGTGCAGAAAAGTTGAAAAAGCTGGatgagaagcagcagcagcaaaccgGCAACGTCGGAGGAAGCGGTGGCAGCAAGACACCCAGCCTCGATGGGAATTCGACAGCGGCCACAGCTGGCAGTCCGAGTCCATCTTTGTCAGCCTCTGCATCTTCTCCCAACATCAGCCAGCCGCCTTCGCCGTGCGTAGACCCCGAAGAGCCTCCTCTGCTGCCTATGCAGTCGGGCACAGGTCTTGGTGTCGGCGACAGACAGCGGGCGAGCAGCAACAGTAGTTACGACTCTAACACAG ATGTCCAGCATTGTCCTCAACCAGCTGTGACGCAGCCACAGCCGCCGACATTGGAAGTACCTTCACCAGTAGACAAAGAGGAGACTACCTGCACTCCTCACATACGAGCAGGAAGTGGAGGTGAAAGAGGGACGGAACTAGTCAAGTCCGAGAGTATTGGAGGGGGATCAGGCCGTCAAGCAGTCGTTCCTCCGGGTCAGGGATACTCCAAGTACCAAAAGTCCCTCCCACCTCGTTTTCAGAGGCAGCAGCAG GAGCAGCTgttgaagcagcagcagcagtggcaACAACAGCATAACCAGGCCTCCCAAAGCCAGATCTCTCCCCAACCCCAAGCACCGCAGGGTCCTTCGCCAGTTTCAACACCCCAGCCAGGACCTGGACCGAAGCAGGGCGGACCACTATATCAACCCGGCAACTTAGTTCGGCCACTTCCAATGAATTTCGACCCACGGTGGATGATGATGCCCTACATGGATCCTCGCATGATGCAGGGCCGCCCGCCAATGGACTTTTACTCCACCGGCATGCATCCATCCG GTCTGATTGGGCGTGAGCGGTCTGATTCGGGAGGATCTGGTTCAGACCCCTTTGATCGTCAACAACAGCATCCGGGGCACCCTCATCGTGGCACTCCCCCTATTGATCCCAAATTGGCTTGGGGGCCTGAGGTATTTCCTGGTGGAGGAGAAGGTTGCGGCATAAATCCCCCTCTGAGGCAGAGGCAGACGTCAGAGGAGGATGTGACCAAAGGGCCCAG gagtgacactccTCCACATCGCGTACGAGAGGGGGGATTGGGTCCCATCAAGCAGCCCAACACAAGCTCCGGGCCGTCGAAccagacgccgccgccgcctcttaATACGCCGGGCAGCAGCCACCCGCCTCACCACTACATAAGTGGGCGGGGCAACTACAACAACTTTTCTGATCAAGGTGCAAGGATGACACcgcaccagcagcagcaacaacaaagaGGTGGTGAAAGGGGAACCCACTCCCACGGCTTCACCCATCAAGATGACGTCCAAGCTCGGGGATCTCAGCCGGGCCAGCTGTGGGGGGCGCCACACCCTCATTACGATCGCAATGGCCGTGCAGAGCTCCCGAATGTAGAAGGCAACTCCCACCTCCACCACCATCAAAACCACCACCCTCAACAGCATCACTACACTGTCCAACCCCATAAGCTCGAGAACAGGGCAGCTGAGGGCCCCCTAAAGAAGACCAACCCTTCTCCCCCACTCCACCAGCCCTCCCTCTCATCCTCgtgctcctcttcttcttcttctgcttctcacAGGGAAGATGGCAGCGTGAAGGCCTCTTTGCATCATTCTCACAGAGAAGGTGAATCTGGCGGTGTGCAAAATCTTGGTGAAAGAGGTAGTAGCAGCAGTGGCGGTCATGTAAAACATAATAAAGCAGGTTCTGCATATGCGTCGCATGCTTCCATGACCTCTAGCCCACCTCCTGCTCAACATGGCAGTCACCCTCAATCCCAGCACCATTCCCATCCAAGGTCAAACCATAGAGGGGTGCGGGATCATAAAACCGAGACGCAGTGGGGCCCTCGACCTGGCAGCACCAATGCAGGTGGGGCTTCCTCTCATGGCAGAAGGGCCAACAATGCAGGAAGTGGGAACCATTCCCGTGGCGCAGATGAGGCTTCTCATGCTCCATCGGAGCACAAGCCCGCCAGCCAGGCCGGACCCAACAAAAGGGCGGGTCCAATCAAGAAGTCAATGACGAAAGAGATCAAGAAAGAGGGAGAAGTTGATGGAGGAGAGAAATCAAGCCATGGCTTTGTGAAGGATAAACAGAAAGATGGTGGCCAAGCCACCTCGGTAAAGCAGGATGCCTCTTCTTCACATAACACGTCAGCTCCATCTGGCAAAGAAGAGCCTCCCGTGACAATAAAACCCAGGAATGGCGGCAAAGAACGGCCGCCTGGAGGAGGTGGCGGCGGGTCCGGGAGAGGACCGAAAGAGGCAGATTCCTCAGGACTTCCAGGATCCTCGTCTCGGAGGGACAGAGACCGTTCCTTTGAGAGAAGAGCCGGTAATTCCCATAATAATGGAATCTCCAACAAAGCCACCAGAGGCAGTCGTGGGCGAGGTGGAGAGTTTTTCGGCCGCGGCCGTGGTTATAGGGGTACCTACACAGCCAATGCCGGGCCTGGTGTTGCCAACCGCGGCAGAATGGCCGGCAGGAGTGGCAGAGACTATCGCGCAGCCGTCGCTGTTGGCCACCATCACGATTCAAAGGGCGAGGGCCCCGGCGGTCGGCATGGTCAAGACCGGCCCCGTCACAACCCAGCCAGGGCCAGGAATCGAAGCGAGACACGCAGCGAGGGCTCAGAGTATGAGGAAATCCCCAAGAGGAGAAGGGAGAGAGGCTCCGAGACGGGCAGCGAGAGTGCGGCAAGTGACCTTGGTCAGTCGGACAAGGATGACGCCCACAAAACCAACCCCAAGAATGGCATCGACAATACCAACACCACTACCGGCGGCAATGTTCCCACTGCACCGCCAAGAGCGTCTCAGGCTCGGGTTTTCACCCCCAGGGGGGTGCCGTCAAGGAGGGGCAgaggcggtggtggtgggggagggagcATCTACAGGAATAGCGGCAATGCTGGAGGAACAGCTGCGGGACACAGAGGGGCCACCAGTTCGGCCTCTCACGGGGGCCCCTCAAGGCAGCCAAACTCTGCACGAAGGCATCAAGCCCCGACACAAGCCTCGGGGCACAAAGACTTGGGCAGGGGAGGGCCTCCTctggagaagaaggagaagacggCCGATGGAAATCGAGCTCCAAGTCATGGATCCAATCCGCCCCAGACTTCTCTGTTGGCTCCGGCGCCTACCACTCAAGCAGCCACTGATAACGGAGCCGTTCCAACCCAACAAGCTTCAACCAACCCGGCGTCAATCACCGGTACGCCAAATTCAGTTCCTCCTCCCGCAAACCGCGGGTTCCCTCCCGGTGGATTCGAGCGACCCAAGCGTCGTCGTCACATGCGCTCCCAGCATCAGCAAGACAAGCCGCCGCGCTTCCGGAGGCTGAAGGAGCGAGAGACTGCGGCGCGGATCAACGGCGGAGTGGGGGTGATTGGGGGAGGAAGGCCCTCCTCCCCTTCCGTAAACTCGGTTCAGGACAGTAACGGAACCGCTGTCACGACCACGCTGATCAATAATGCACAGAACGCCAACCACAACGTCACGCTTACAGCTAACAACAACAGTGGCGGCGGGCACCTCGGCAACTCAAACAGCCACCACCATCAGCACTTCAATCAGGGCGGCACTGGCCCCGGCCATCACCACAGCCACGGAGCCAAGTCCCCGGACTTCACCAACCAGAACTCAGACCAGGCCAACGAGGAGTGGGAGACGGCCTCCGAGAGCAGCGACTTCACCGAGTTCCGAGACAAAGAAGGAGGAGGGAAGCCGTATTCTtctcaccatcaccaccacttcGGGAagggaggtggtgggggtgggggtgcggtcGAGCGAGAgatggcagggaaggagcctcaAGCTAATAAAAGAAGCTTTTCAAGCCAACGTCCCGGCATGGAAAGGCAAAACCGGAGGGTGAACGTCGGAGGAGGCGGAGGCAGAGGCCCTCGAGGTCCACCCGGCGGTGGCTCCGGCGGGACGGGAAACGGAGGCGGCAACCGTGGAGAAAAGCGGGGCAACtggccctccccaaaaaataggAAGTGA